The nucleotide sequence CGGTCACTCAGGCATACGCGGCCATGAAGGTCACAAGTCTTCAAGGTTTCAGGCTCCAGCTGGAACCATTCCGCACTGCCTTCGCTACCGAAAACTCGGATGCGCAAGCCATTGCGGTTACCAAGAGCAGTCTTGCTGAACCAGATCTGAGCACGCACATTGTTGGTATACTGAACCAAAGCGCCTACATTATCCACAATCTGGGGGAACAAACCGAATGTGGCTTCATCTGCCACAATGCGGGTGGGGCGTTCGCCGGTCAAGAAATACATCATGTTGTGCAGATGGCTTCCCAAATCCAAGGAAATCTTCGGGATCACCGTATCCTTCAGGCGCCAGGCCTGAGGCTTAGGCGGTTCATTATTCGCACCCAGGCGAAGAAAACCTTCCTGGGGCATTTCCACCTGTACCTGCTGGATTTTACCCAGTTTGCCATCCTCAATCAACTGTTTCAATTCGCGGACCATAGGATAGCCCGTGTAATTGTACGTGGTGCAGAAGAAGCCCTTGGTTTCGGCAACGACTTTTGCAATGGACTCGCCTTCGGCAACACTTGTAGCCAGAGACTTTTCACAAATCACAGCGAACCCCGCCTTAAGCGCTGCCACCACAATTTCTTCGTGATAATCGGTAGGAGCCAAAACAACAACAGCATCCAACTTGCCTTTCTCAGCAGCCAGCAACTGCTTATAGTCATCATAGACGCGTTCGGGAGCAACACCCCAAACTTCTGCAGTCTGCTTATTGATATCGGCATGGGTGCTGAACGCACCGGCCACCAGCTTAAAGCAGCCATCCATCTGGCTTGCGGCTTTATGAACTTCACCAATGGCCGAATTGATTCCGCCGCCAATAAAAGCAATGTTGTAAGGCTTTTTCTGCATAATTTGAATATAATCTTTTTTATTTGAAGCGAACCTTGATATATTCCGACATCTTCGCTGTTTTTTCAGTCATTTCTTCTACAGAATCGAACAGCATAAACACTATGCCGGCCTTGTAGTACATCGGATCGGCAACTTCTTCACCAACCATGTACCACATGAACTTTTCAACAATATTTTGCTGAATTTCATCGGCAAAATCAACGCCATCAACAACGCCCGTGCGGTTGGTCATAACGCAGTGGCGGAGGAAAGGCTTCGGAACGTTGTGCAGAGCCTGCTTCGATTGCGTCGCTACGCTCGCAATGACATCCGTACTCAATCCGCATTCAGCCTTTACAAGCATCAACGGATAATCTACTCCGGTGGCGTACTTCACAAACTTGATGTACAAATCTCCAGGAGGCCTGCGGCAGATTTCAATAATCACAGGAATGCCATCGTCACGTTCAATGTACTGAATGTGCAGAATGCCATCCACCAAATGCAAGTGAGCAGCGATGCGTTCGCTGTACTCCACCAGAAGTTGCAACCCGCGGGCGCTTGTGGTGCTAGGCGTGTTGGCGCCACTAACCATGTACTTATTCAGACAATACTGTTCATTGTCTGCGAAGTAGAACGCCACCTTGCCATCTTTCAAGAAACAGCTAAAGCCGTGATTCGTCCCGATGACAAATTCTTCAACCACCACATGGTCTTCGCGGGTGCGGGAAACTGCGTCGGCGTAAGCGGCCAAGGCTTCGTCCACGTTATTCACACGAT is from Fibrobacter sp. and encodes:
- a CDS encoding Gfo/Idh/MocA family oxidoreductase — encoded protein: MQKKPYNIAFIGGGINSAIGEVHKAASQMDGCFKLVAGAFSTHADINKQTAEVWGVAPERVYDDYKQLLAAEKGKLDAVVVLAPTDYHEEIVVAALKAGFAVICEKSLATSVAEGESIAKVVAETKGFFCTTYNYTGYPMVRELKQLIEDGKLGKIQQVQVEMPQEGFLRLGANNEPPKPQAWRLKDTVIPKISLDLGSHLHNMMYFLTGERPTRIVADEATFGLFPQIVDNVGALVQYTNNVRAQIWFSKTALGNRNGLRIRVFGSEGSAEWFQLEPETLKTCDLHGRVCLSDRTGDVKIANLPRYNRFKAGHPAGFIEAFANYYRDIADCLTEFLEKGSFNSKYVCGIKTSLEGLAMMEAAAVSAKSQKWETV
- a CDS encoding ATP-grasp domain-containing protein; this translates as MEQKRLLLLGGSHAEIPLIQAAQELGYFVITTGNAREGLGHPYADKNVFADFSDKDAMLELARAEGVSAVCSGCNDFALLSTVYVCEKLGLPGHDSFETSLQIHHKDKYRALAERLRIPTPRARVVRSVDEFKSVIGLAPNSGCAAVSFEQKNFCPLQFPLIVKPVDLTGGKGIHRVNNVDEALAAYADAVSRTREDHVVVEEFVIGTNHGFSCFLKDGKVAFYFADNEQYCLNKYMVSGANTPSTTSARGLQLLVEYSERIAAHLHLVDGILHIQYIERDDGIPVIIEICRRPPGDLYIKFVKYATGVDYPLMLVKAECGLSTDVIASVATQSKQALHNVPKPFLRHCVMTNRTGVVDGVDFADEIQQNIVEKFMWYMVGEEVADPMYYKAGIVFMLFDSVEEMTEKTAKMSEYIKVRFK